CTGGGCTAGAGTAGTACTAGGgcctggaaagaggaaggaattatttatttcattgttttgattttttcgcaactaaaggcgtgggccaccgtAGTAGTTCTATTAGTCAGAACCTTTGTAAGGCAGAGGCTAGAGGGTGGGGCTCAGACTCTAGAAAGTCCTCTTCCCCTCCTGGGACCTTCAGATTTTTGCCTCTTTTCCTTCTTAGGCTGGAGCTAACTAACATCTAGACATGTGGAATCCTAATGCTGGTAAGTTACCTGGGGGCTTTCCTCTGCTCCACCCAGCCCATTTTGCAATGGAACAGTCAGTTTCTGTATCTATAacgcccctccctcccccacaagcAAAAGCGAAGTCTTGGACCACTGCTACCAAGTTTTCCCTTTCCCCAAGTGTTAATAAAAGCAGCaaggctgggtggcggtggtgcatgcctttaatcccagcactcaggaagcagagctaggcggatctctgtgagttcgaggccagcctggtctactgagcaagatccaggacaggtcaaaactacacggagaaacattgtctcgaaaaactaaaaaaaaaaaaaaaaaaaaaaaaaaaaaaagagagagagagagagggagggagggagagagagagagagagagagagagagagagagagagagaaagaaaaagaaagaaaagcagcaatttttgttatttgttgacAGAGGTTTCTAATCTTTAGTTGCTGGTTCTTTTTCCAGGGCCTAATCCATATCCACCCCATGTCGTGTGCCCAGGAGGTCCCAATCCTGCCTGTCCACCACCTGTCAATCATCCTGCCTTTCCTCCTGGCCCCTGTCCTCCAGGAGTTCCCCAGGGAAACCCAGCTTTTCCTCCATGTCGACCCCCTTATCCTGTACCACAACCAGGATGTCCAGGATACCCACCCTCAGGTCCCTACCCTCCCCCATGCCCACCACCTGCTCCTGGCATGTGCCCTGTGAATCCTCTGGCTCCTGGCATGGTATGCCCGGGAACAGTGGTAGACAAGAAAATgcggaagaagatgaagaaagctCATAAAAAGATGCACAAACACCACAAGCATGGAAAGGTCTGTGTCCTCTGGAGCCCGGCTGGGGAAGGAGTGTCCATCAGAGGGACTAGGGGCAGGGGCGGGGAGGGGCTCATGGTTTGTGGAAGTGGGAGATGACAGTCACGTTATTTTGGCGGATGACTTTTCCTTTATGTGAAGGAATCCTTCTGAGAGGAATTTAATAATATCGAGGCATcagatttctcctcttttctgaaaaggaaaaatgaagcaTTGGAGGGTATCAGAACCCAAagccccctcccttctctgcctAATTCTTTCCCAGACCGCCCCCCAACCCGAGCCCTGCAGATGTGTCCTTTGGCAAGTTGGACACATCCCCTGAGGTTGTCTAATTGTCAACTGAGTCAGTCTTTTGACAAAACCACATATAATAATTAACAGAATGGTAAACATGGCCTTAGTCCCAGGGTTTCCTTTATCTCCTTCAGCATTCCCAGGATGTTGTTAGTTACCTAGGAGTTCCTTCTGTGACTCAGCCTCCAGCAAAGCCTGGGGTAAAAGGGGATTTTTAATCTTCCTTCCACAGGAATGCTAATTATTATTAGGGAGGGTGGGAGTTTCCTTGAGGACCTAGGTCTCCAAGCTTCAGTTAGATTTTTATGCCCAATGTTGTGGATTTGGGCTCCAGTTCCTGACTCTAGGTCTTTGGTAGAAATGTGAGGagtaaagaaggaaaaggagagactgAATGAAGGAGAGAACCCTGGAGAGTGTAAAAGTGTTTTTAGTGGTAGTTGATGGAGGTGTGTCTGTATGGATCCTTGGATGGGATTTCTCCGCCATCTGCATCTCCCACTTTCCCACTTTTCCCCTGGTGGGTTTAGAGGTATGGCATCACCCACACAGGGGCCCTGAGGTGCAGGGATTTATACAGCAGCAGCTGTTTTCCAAAGCTGTGTTTATGTATTCCATATTCCTGGCCTTGCCTAGGTGTGGATAGTGAGAAACTCGATCTGAAGAAAACATGTTCAGGTCTGTGCAGTGGTTGAGGACAATTTAATCCATTCCTGTATGCTCACTGCTGAAGGAAACCCTTGATTTTGTTGGTTATGAAGCAGGAGGGGATAAGACTCCTGCCCAAACCAGATACTTGGGGTGGAAGGGTGGGGCATCAAGATTGGCCCTCGGAGTGATCGAAGTTCGGTTGGATCTGATGCTATGTCCTTTCCCCTTGCagcattcttcctcttcctcctccagcagtGACTCTGACTGAACGCAGGGCCCGACCCGCCTCCCCTCAAGTCTCACCAGCTCCGCCCTCCCATCAAGCTCCAGCTGTCACCTGGGGGCGCTTAGCCCTCTGCTCCCACTCCGCCTGTGCCTCCCCTGctctttagccctggctgtctaggGAGAATGGGAAGAAGATTGCCACGGGCAAGCAAACGCTGCCCTTCTCCCTGCTTGATATGGTCATAGTTGATGAGGTCAGCAGGGGAAATGTCTTTCGAAGATGGTGAGACTTCTGGGCTCAGTGGTGAAGACAGTTTTAAAATCTGCACCATGcgatctttttcattttcttttgtaatgCTGGTGACTAGGGTCTGTGAAAATTTATGATCAAAGACCTGTACTTTTGTAGTGATGGCACGTTAGGGTGATTCAGTGGCGACTGTGTTCCCGGCAGGCCTCTTTTTGATCGCAGTAACTGCTAAGCTGCTGGGAAGTAGGGTCCCCTTATTTGATGAGCTCTTTTCGAACCTTAGATCAAAATGTTATCTCATGGCTCTAAGTCCAAATAAAAGCTACTCTCCCAGCCTCTGCTCACCTGTGCCATTACCTTGACTGGGCTCAGGACCTTGGGCAGCTTTTGTTGCTCTTGGTCACATCCTTTGAAGTGTgtcgcttttttttttcttcctctgggaGTCTCACACCACCCAGGCTTCGCTATGTAGTCAAAGATCACCTTGATGTAccgatcctcctgtttctacctttGGAGTGCTAGGATCACAAGCTCGAGCCCCCATGCCCTGCTTATGGGTTTCAGTTCAGCCTGTGCCAGCTGGGCAggcgctttaccaactgagttacatccccagcttGGTGCCATTTTAGGAAGGAGCCAGCACACAAGTAAGGAGGACACTACACtcatcttttattttgagacatggtttctctatgtagccctgactgtcttggaacttgctacgtaccaccaggctggcttcagattcagggatttgcctgcctctctgcctcctcagtgctgggatcataggtgtgtcCCACTACCGCCCAACAATAGcatatattttcatttgctacagaggttttcttcaagacagggtctcagtatgtattcatggctggcctgaactcaatgtgtataccaggctagacttgaacacacagagatttacctgtctctgccgcccgaggctgggattaaaggagtatgccaccatgcccagactgCTACAGAGGTCTTCAGTCTTTGGCTGCTCATCAACTTTAAGGGAACAATTTGGAATTCTGCTCTTGATCTACTGAAtcagaaactttaaaaattatatgtatataaatttaatgtgtacaggtgttgggtcttcgtgtgtgtgtgtgtgtgtgtgtgtgtgtgtgtgtgtgtgtgtgtgtgtgtgtaccatgtgcatgcagttccgctggtggccagaagagggcatgggctcccctgacactggagttacagaccattgtgagtctCTGGGAATGAAATTTAgaccctttggaagagcagcctgtgctcgccccccccccccccagcctgtgctcttaaccacacagccatctctccatcaccacactttttgtttggtttttgagacagggtttctctgtgtagccctggctcttggaacttgttctatagaccagattcagagattcacctgcctctgcctcctgaatggtggaattagaggcatgcatcaccactgcctggcttaattttcaacaacaaaaaagaaacaacaacaacaacaacaaaaaactagtttatggtcccatgtagcccagacctcaaactcactatgtagctagacTGACATCTTCCTGACCTTCCTATGTCCactcagggctgggattacagatatatgcCAGCATGCCTGGTTTTATATAGTGCTGGGgcctaaacccagggccttgtgcatggtagGTAAACATTCTAATAACTGGGCTACATGCTCAgcctaggtttgtttgtttgttttctttttgtttagaaaatattttatagagaggagagagatggctcagtggttaagagcactgactgatgttccagaggacccaagttcaattccaggTCGTCCAGTGTCCGATCACGCCAGGatatagaaaaagaagaagaaagtattttattagtgtattagtcagggttcgcTAGACGAACAGAACTTACAGAGAAAAATATGacatatatgggatttattagaatggcttacaggctgtggtccagctagtctgTAGCCCAACAATGGGTGTCTACCAACAGAAAATCCCAAGAAtgcagtagttgttcagtccatgaggctgcatggtcttcagtatacaccaaaatcCCTAAGGagtagactctaatgccagtgaaggaatggacttgacaGAGAGCAACCAGGCAGATTGAGACCTTCCTTGTTCCATGTCCTGTATAGAGGCCgctaccagaaggtgtggcctagattaaaagtggatctttctgcctcaaaagatctagattaggggttggggatttagctccgtggtagagtgtttgcctagcaagcacaaggccctgggttcagtccttggctccaggggagaaaaaaaaaagatctagattaaaagtgggtcttgctggggatggagctggtAACACAtagcttttatcccagcacttgggaggcaggggcaggttggatctctgaatttgaggccatcctggggcggaaaaaaaaataagtcttcaCATTTCCaatgatttaattaaggaaaaaaaaaatcccttacaggTGTACCcaactgcttgggttttagttaatcccAGACGTAGTAAAGTTGACAACCAATAGGTATCACATACAAGAAGCTTATGAGAGAGAaggcagccgggtggtggtgactcacgcctttaatcccagcactctggatctctgtgagttcgaggccagcctgggctacagagtgagagccaggacaggcaccaaaactacatggagaaatcttgtctcaaaaaagcaaaataaaaaaaaaaaagaaagacaaagagagagagaaggcagtgtTCCTGTTTGGCAGGAAATGAggctacttgtttttatttttctaatggtCTATGTAGCTCttgatggccttgaattcactatgtaggccaggcaggcctcaaacagATCTGTCTGccactgtctccagagtgctgggattacaggcacgggTTATCATGCCTGGCTTCGGGGTTGGTTTTTTGGGACAAGGTATTCTTATATAatctaggctgactttgaactcgtGCTTTGTGTCCGCTCCTTGGATGCAGGGACTAAAGTGAAACACTGTTATAGTCAGTTCAACCAATCTCTCTTTGTAAACTGCgtttatttatctttatgtgaCCTTGGCCTTCTGGCTTACACGTGCATGTAGTGCCATcttagtctctgtgtgtgtgtgtacatctggacttcaggtgtcttcctctaatACTCTCTGTCTTATTCCCTTGAAAAGGTCTCACTGACCCTGAAGCCCACACCGTGGCTAGgttggctggctagtgagctgtcaggatccaatttttttttttttcttgcttgtttttgtttgtcgagacagggtttctctgtgtagctttgcgcctttcctggaactcacttggtagcccaggctggcctcagttcctcccgcttctgcctctggagtgttggggttacaggtgtggaaCACCACCTactggctcatttttttttttttttccttgagagagGGTCTTTTTTAGGTGCTtaaggttggcctggaacttgctgggtaGCCATGCTAGCTCCAGACCTTTGgttttcctgcttctgcctccagtctTAGTATATAAGTAACTACTATAGTGAACGGATGTTGAAAAATTGGGAGCCACAGGCTGTATCTGGCTGAGGCGTTAGAAAGGACCACTGTCATTTCCTGAAGATTTAGATTTCCAGCCGAAACTCTGAAGATGTAAGTTCTGGTTGTGCCTCGTATAAATAGGTCCCAGCACTAGTCTTACCCATTCTCTGTTGGCTTCTCCCGGTTCCGTTAGCGGCCTGGCTCAGGAGGGCGCTGGGTTTGCACTTTTGTGCCTCAGCACCTGCTTCCCACGGTGATGCAGTTCTCAagggttttctttctccttttttaaaaaaattttaatttttattatttttatttatttatttatctatttatttacctatttatctatctatttatttatttatttatttatttatttatttatttatttatttatttatttatttatctacctatctatctatctatttatttatttagagacagggtttctctgtgtagttttggtgcctgttctggatctctctctgtagaccaggctgacctccaactcacagagatctgcctgcctctgcctcccaagtgctgggattaaaggcgtgcaccactattgcccggcatgttttcattttttaaaataagatttatttcagtttcaaatcgtgtgtgtgtgtgtgtgtgtgtgtgtgtgtgtgtgtgtgtgtgtgtttgtgcatatgaattcaggtgcccttggaggccataggtatcagatcccctggaactggagctacaggtaaTTGTgaatcacctgatgtgggtgctaagaattgaactctgatcctctgcagAAACAGTATGAACTCTTAAGCCATCTCTAGCTTCTGAACTTGTATTTTTAGATCTTGTGAGTTTCTTATCCTTTTTCATACTCATTTAGTGTAAATCTTACTATACTTACTGTCTAGTAAGAAGACTATAGCAAGACCTTTTTTTAAAACCAGCACACTGTAGGCAGAgtcaggtaaatctctgtgagttcaaggccagtctggtctacagaatgagttccaggacagccagggctacactatcctgtctcaaaacaaacaacaaaatcaatatCAGAGTCTCTGATGGTCTTATAGACACAAGGcatgcagtacacacacacacacacacacacacacacacacacaccccgctaaAGATTCatttacataaaagaaaatcaaatcttAAAAATGATACAAGATGACAATTTAGTTTTAGGGACCATGAGTAATGTTATCAATCTTCAGTTTGCTAGCTTGTTGAAATTTCCATAGATAAAAATGTTTTGTGATTCTAGGcaaattcattcatttctgctttggagaatttCTTGATCCATAATCAGATACTGCTATTagattctcttttctcttgctcCCTCTCTTTATCacctttccctctttttttttttttttttaaagatttatttatttatgtatacagtgttgtatctgcatgcatgcctgcatgccagaagagggcaccagatcacattatagatggttgtgagccaccatgtggttgctgggaattgaactcaggacctctggaagaacaggcagtgctcttaacctctgagccatctctccagccccccccaccTTTCCCTCCTTATCTCTCttactttaaatgtattttgtttgtgtgcttgCATAAATTTATGTACACCCCTTGCATGCAAGTCACCGTGAAAGCCAAAAGGCattagatcctctagaactgagTCGCAGGTGGTTTGTAGCCTGCCTGATGCCTAAGAACAGAAACTGGGacctgtgcaagagcagtaagtactctttcaaaagaaaaaaaaaactttttattattttgtttgtatgggtgttttgcctgcatgtatttctgtgtactgTATACATCCTTGGTGCCTACAGAGTCCAGAAAACCGTGTATGATCCTCTGAtactgtagttacagatgattatgagcctccatgtgggtgctggggatggaaacctggtcctctggaagggcagccagtgcttttaaccatggaACTGCCTTTCCATCccattcctttctttaaaaaattacatttatttttattttattattgtgtgtgtatgcatgctgtgGTACAAGTGTGGCAGTCAGGATAATAAGTGGTGGTTGGTTCTCTCATTCTACCGTGTAGGACCCAGGAATCAAACCTAAGCATGCTAAGCAAGGTTCTTCCTCCAACCCCAGGCCTTCACCTCAAAGCCCTGATTCAATTATTTGATCTTTGTTTTGCCCTATGCAAGGCCGATGTCCTCATGGACAGCACTGGAGTTGTTGGACCTACAAGGTTGACTGGTCCACCTGCAAAATCTTGAGGCTAAGCTTCCAGTTTAGGTCTGACAGTAAACTTGCTCCTTAATTGACCTTTTTTCTGGGGTTTTTAACATTTCCCTACTTCCTTTCTGCCCTTAACCCTTGGCCAAATGtcaagttttcatttatttatttatttatttatttatttatttatttatttatttatttatttattctgtttgttttgagacagggtctctccctacAGAGCTCTGTTCTGGAACTGTAGacaaagctggtcttgaactcacagagatccacctgcctctgcgtcctgagtgctaggattaaaggtgtgcaccaccatgcctggctttcatttatttgttatttaatgtgcattggtgttttgccgtggatgtcaggtccctggaactggaattacagaccattgtgagctgccctgtgggtggtggacttgaacctgagtcctccagaagagcagtcagtgctcttaaccactgagccatctctccagccccttttttatttttttttagttttattttattttattttttttggtttttcgagacagggtttctctgtgtagctttgcgcctttcctggaactcacttggtagcccaggctggcctcgaactcacagagatccacctggctctgcctcctgagtgctgggattaaaggcatgcgccaccaccgcccggctcttgttttttttttttttgttttttgtttttcgagacggggtttctctgtgtagctttgcacctttcctggaactcatttggtagcccaggctggcctcgaactcacagagatcctcctggctctgcctcccgagtgctgggattaaaggcatgcgccaccaccgcccggctcttgtttgttttttgagagtggatctcactatgtacctctgactgtcctcaaacttgctatgtagaccaggctgacttcaaacagatctgcctgcctctgcctccagagtgctgaattaaaggtgtgtgccggcACTCTTGAcagatttatctttttttttttttttttaatttgtgtgttttgcctgccttaTTTGTGTATCACTTGCATGAGGTGCCTGtggggtccagaagagggcaatgtaTCCTAAGTAATTGGAGATGGTGTTGATTTTGGAGATGGATCCCtgatcctgtggaagagcagtcagtgcttttaactactgaggtatctctccagccctaagggcCAATGAGATGCCTCATCAACATTTGTCATTAAGCCAGATGTCTTGAAtctgatctccaggacccacctgGTTGAAGGGGAACCGACTCTTCCTGACAGTCACCCTTTGACTCCCTCATGCCTGCTgtggtggacacacacacaaacatgcacactcagtttgtatatacacatacaaggTAATGTTTTTttagtaaaataatttatttaactttatttttatttatttttttttatagatttatttattatgtattcagtgttctgcctgcatgtaccccTGCAGGcgggaagagggcaccagatttcattacagatggttgtgagccacagtgtgattgctgggaattgaactcagggactctggaagagcagtcagtgctcttttttttaaagattttatttatttattatgtatacagtgttctgtctgcatgtatgactgcaggccagaagagggcaccagatctcattacggatggttgtgagccaccatgtggttgctgggaattgaactcaggacctctggaagagcagtcagtgctcttaaccgctgagccatctctccagccccttaactttattttatgtgtattggtgtgaaggggtcagatctcctggaactggaattacagatagttgtcagctgccatgtgggtactgggaattgaacccaggtcctctggaagagcagtcagtgctcctaacccctgagccatctctccagccccccatacaAGGTAATGTTTAAAAAAGTTTATTgtgggctggagcgatggctcaggggttaagagcactggctgctcttgcagaggatccaagttcacttcccagcacccacaggacaacTCACCctgatctgtaactccagtgctggggctTTGACTCTCTCCTCTGGAAGGCACATATATGGTACGCAGACAAAAATCCATACATATGAGttaaaataaacacttaaaaacatttttaaaagtttattgcCTTTTTAAGGAAACCAGGGTAGTTGTCTTGTGGAGTGTGCAACATTATgggttttcaaaaaacaaaagtaaagcaACAGTATTGCCATGCATTCTAGGATGTCCTGGGGGTCACCACTGTCTTCCTACCTTCCCCAGCTAGGATTATGGGCTTTCAATACTTActgtgcttcttcttcttcttcttcttcttcttcttcttcttcttcttcttcttcttcttttcttcttttggagaCATGGTTTGGGCCTCCGACTCACagatatccccctgcctctgcctcacaaattctgggattaaaggcgtgtgcgatGCCACTCGGCCAGAATATCTTCTTGTTCTGATGTTTAACTTGTTCCTTTGTCCCTGCAAATGGCTAATTAGATGTAATACCGAAACGAACCTTTTTTGGCAGGAATTTTATTCAAGAAGTATAGTGTAATAGTTCTTGTATTTCATCAAGGATCTCATGTTATCAAAGTTGACGTAATACTAGTGATGAATTTTGATTGCTTAACTTGGTTAGGGTGGTAACTTGTTAGATCTCTCCATTTAAAGTTACTTTATTGTAGAGTTTGAAAATAATCTTTGTGGTGACATTTAGCACTACCATCACACTCTATTCCCTAAGAACATCCAagaacctcctcctcctcttctttttttctcttctttttattttattttattttattttattttattttattttattttattttattttattttggtttttcgagacagggtttctctgtgtagctttgcgcctctcctggaactcacttggtagcccaggctggcctcgaactcacagagatccgcctggctctgcctccctagtgctgggattaaaggcgtgcaccaccaccgcccggattctcttctttttaaagacagggtttctgtgtagccctagctgccctggaacttgctctgcagaccaggctggcctcgaactcaagaggtcggcctgcctctgcctctccagtgctgggatcaaatgcgtgcaccaccactgcctggtttaagAACAttcatcttaagtccaattcttcattataatttttattgccTGATACAGTTTTCTGGGCGGCTGAATagtgatgttttcatttcttctgcaCTTATTAAACGGGATCATTGTTTTTAGAGTAAGAAATCTGTGTGATACTTTCAGCCTGGCGGTTAGTGTTTTTAGACAActtgattttcctttctttccctcccatcccttttcctcctctgttcttgatccatgGCGATGGCCACCTCAATTCTTACTTAGGCCTGAGCTTTCCAGCGCGCCCGCTAGAGGCCACTAGCTTTCTCCGCACTCCTACGCTGCCGCTCTATCACAGAGTTCACCGTTGGTTACCGGCCGTTGTCTCGCTGGTGCCGACGCTGTCCAAGGAGCCGCTCTAGGCTCCGGGAAGGCCGTCCGCATTGCGTGGGGAAAGTG
This genomic interval from Peromyscus eremicus chromosome 20, PerEre_H2_v1, whole genome shotgun sequence contains the following:
- the Prr13 gene encoding proline-rich protein 13; translated protein: MWNPNAGPNPYPPHVVCPGGPNPACPPPVNHPAFPPGPCPPGVPQGNPAFPPCRPPYPVPQPGCPGYPPSGPYPPPCPPPAPGMCPVNPLAPGMVCPGTVVDKKMRKKMKKAHKKMHKHHKHGKHSSSSSSSSDSD